A genomic window from Nocardioides rotundus includes:
- a CDS encoding WD40 repeat domain-containing protein yields MKSIDLQLGTDEHEAPITSVGFNSEGRLATGSYDGSVRVWPNEAGQGSEAKVFRHRRLVNAVAWNPQFPNLLATGSADKTVAVWDVDSKEQPLRGVLSRHTDDVNSVTWMPDGRRLVCVSEDGHVTIWDATRAELLGNLGAHRSHCMAAAANCRGDIASVGEDGLVRVTRDPASSPGVGDASTSRQFEASIEGCAWSADGDLLALAADDGSLEVVSGQDLSTIERHEVSTSAVRSVAWSPDGNALVVGTYDGGVYHIDRASGSSQRHENDRAWPRSVALHGDTVAVGSFSSRPHVYSRSSGAGMSTSAGRGVRGPNAMTVAGDNLVVGTDSGEVIFLDLTDLAQVRVEKMADSPILGLSAAGGTVVGTTYSGRAFSVAPDGRRTLSAHLGAPLPSVAVVEGRVLAGSYGGELIALDLDNLEPHSRTAVHGGSIKSIAPLPDGRVVTAATDHSVSIIEGEGSSRRDLWLHGNLVNSVAQLDGKFVASASRDRTVRFGAIREVESGVHPVVLLGPDESIKSVCLVGTSEKPVVVAGSYDFGVYAWRIDTDTNSADQLTDGTCFDRFDQAISVVVPVGPMEFVVAGWDRRITRYVLGSSEMPEVQASTRLGYEVS; encoded by the coding sequence ATGAAATCGATCGATCTCCAACTCGGGACAGATGAACACGAAGCGCCGATCACCAGTGTCGGCTTCAACTCTGAAGGGCGGCTGGCAACTGGGTCGTACGACGGATCCGTGCGCGTCTGGCCGAACGAGGCTGGTCAGGGCAGTGAGGCGAAAGTCTTCCGCCACCGCCGACTTGTGAACGCAGTCGCCTGGAATCCACAGTTCCCGAACCTGCTTGCGACAGGCTCCGCGGACAAAACGGTGGCTGTGTGGGACGTGGATTCCAAGGAACAACCGCTCCGCGGCGTCTTGTCGAGGCACACCGACGACGTGAACAGCGTGACGTGGATGCCGGATGGTCGGCGGCTCGTGTGCGTCTCCGAAGACGGTCACGTGACGATCTGGGATGCCACTCGCGCGGAGTTGCTGGGCAATCTGGGTGCGCACCGGTCGCACTGCATGGCCGCTGCCGCCAACTGCCGCGGTGACATCGCTAGCGTGGGTGAGGACGGTCTGGTTCGAGTCACTCGTGACCCCGCGTCCAGTCCTGGCGTTGGGGATGCATCGACCTCTCGTCAGTTCGAGGCCTCGATCGAGGGGTGTGCGTGGTCTGCTGACGGGGACTTGCTGGCGCTCGCGGCTGATGATGGAAGCTTGGAAGTGGTCTCCGGGCAGGACCTCTCCACGATCGAACGGCATGAAGTCTCCACGAGCGCTGTGCGCTCCGTGGCCTGGTCGCCCGACGGGAACGCACTCGTGGTGGGGACCTACGACGGCGGGGTGTATCACATTGACCGGGCTAGTGGGTCGAGTCAACGGCACGAAAACGACCGAGCCTGGCCGCGCTCGGTCGCACTTCACGGAGACACGGTGGCTGTCGGTAGTTTCTCGTCCCGACCGCACGTCTACTCGCGATCCTCCGGGGCAGGGATGAGCACCAGCGCTGGCCGTGGCGTCCGCGGTCCCAACGCTATGACCGTGGCTGGCGACAACCTCGTTGTGGGCACGGATTCGGGCGAGGTGATCTTCCTCGATCTGACCGACCTCGCACAGGTGCGCGTGGAGAAGATGGCTGACAGTCCGATCCTGGGGTTGTCTGCGGCCGGGGGCACCGTGGTGGGAACCACCTACTCGGGAAGGGCCTTCTCGGTAGCACCTGATGGCCGTCGGACGCTGTCGGCACATCTCGGCGCGCCACTCCCGTCGGTGGCAGTCGTCGAAGGCCGCGTGCTAGCGGGTAGTTACGGCGGCGAACTCATCGCTTTGGATCTCGACAATCTGGAACCACATTCTCGTACCGCCGTGCACGGCGGGTCGATCAAGTCGATCGCGCCCCTGCCCGACGGGCGCGTGGTGACCGCAGCCACCGATCACTCTGTGTCCATCATCGAGGGCGAGGGATCGTCGCGACGGGATCTGTGGCTGCACGGAAACCTGGTCAATTCGGTCGCCCAGTTGGACGGGAAGTTTGTCGCAAGTGCCTCGCGGGATCGCACGGTGCGCTTCGGTGCAATCCGAGAAGTTGAATCCGGAGTCCACCCGGTCGTCCTGCTCGGCCCGGACGAGTCGATAAAGTCCGTCTGCCTCGTTGGTACGTCGGAGAAGCCGGTCGTCGTCGCTGGGTCCTATGACTTCGGCGTCTACGCCTGGAGGATCGATACCGATACAAACAGTGCGGACCAACTGACAGATGGCACCTGCTTCGACCGCTTCGACCAAGCGATCTCGGTAGTAGTCCCGGTCGGTCCAATGGAGTTCGTCGTTGCCGGCTGGGATAGGCGCATCACCCGGTACGTACTGGGCTCCTCCGAGATGCCAGAGGTCCAGGCATCCACCAGGTTGGGATACGAGGTGTCGTGA
- a CDS encoding MFS transporter, translating into MHPEQSEPSPWLNPRFRWFAAGNTFNNIGDGVEAALIPLLIYAETSSVTWMGIAAALTPGTLLLGPVMGSVADKYGSARLVVGGLGMQLVAASLLAWMVTADKFQIGLFFALAGILQVAGSVYRVGWMSSVPELFPGSPVRARGTLSSLFVATTIAGPLVVAALLPVVGYGGLLWLNCTTYVAPVLVYFAGVRPARRQGDGGSSLAMVIDGFKTGFVVFWGHRQFRLLTLILLPYEFVGSAAMPTLAVYHLRDSLTVPAATVATIIAVLNGAALMGSLWVSERRVFNPGRVVGVVTVGAALALFGASMSSVVIVVGSLTLLMALDGAAGATHSMTVVKFVPHEVFGRTSGVVRLIHGVPAVTGPLVIAAVVPVIGTGYAFLALAGIAVASAVAFFAAGDLLERSSKNGVVSG; encoded by the coding sequence ATGCACCCTGAGCAGTCTGAGCCCAGCCCGTGGCTGAACCCACGGTTCAGATGGTTCGCCGCGGGAAACACGTTCAACAACATCGGCGACGGCGTCGAAGCGGCCCTGATTCCGTTGTTGATCTACGCCGAGACATCGTCCGTCACCTGGATGGGCATCGCCGCCGCCCTGACACCAGGAACCCTCCTGCTGGGCCCGGTGATGGGGTCGGTAGCCGACAAGTACGGCAGCGCTCGTCTTGTGGTCGGCGGGCTCGGTATGCAACTTGTCGCGGCGTCCCTTTTGGCTTGGATGGTCACCGCGGACAAGTTCCAGATCGGGCTGTTCTTCGCGCTAGCTGGGATCTTGCAGGTGGCAGGTTCGGTGTATCGCGTCGGTTGGATGTCGAGCGTTCCCGAATTGTTCCCAGGCAGCCCGGTGCGCGCCCGGGGCACCTTGTCCAGCCTCTTCGTTGCCACGACGATTGCGGGGCCGCTCGTTGTCGCCGCGCTGTTGCCTGTGGTGGGTTACGGGGGGCTGCTGTGGTTGAACTGCACCACCTATGTAGCCCCGGTGCTCGTGTATTTCGCGGGCGTGCGCCCTGCGCGTCGCCAAGGCGACGGCGGATCATCGCTGGCCATGGTGATCGACGGATTCAAGACGGGGTTTGTTGTGTTCTGGGGCCACCGGCAGTTTCGTTTGCTTACGTTGATCCTGCTGCCGTACGAGTTCGTCGGTTCGGCCGCGATGCCCACGCTTGCCGTCTACCACCTCAGGGACTCCCTGACGGTGCCGGCCGCCACGGTGGCAACCATCATCGCGGTTCTCAACGGAGCAGCGCTGATGGGATCACTTTGGGTTTCGGAGCGGCGGGTCTTCAATCCTGGTCGCGTCGTCGGAGTGGTGACGGTTGGCGCAGCGTTGGCGTTGTTCGGTGCGTCCATGTCGTCGGTCGTCATCGTGGTCGGATCCCTCACACTGCTGATGGCGTTAGACGGGGCTGCGGGTGCGACTCACTCGATGACCGTGGTCAAGTTCGTACCGCACGAGGTGTTTGGTCGCACCTCCGGCGTGGTCCGACTCATCCACGGCGTACCTGCTGTCACCGGTCCCTTGGTGATCGCCGCCGTGGTACCGGTGATCGGGACCGGTTATGCCTTTCTTGCTCTCGCCGGGATCGCGGTCGCCAGCGCGGTCGCCTTCTTTGCGGCGGGTGACCTTCTCGAACGCTCATCGAAGAATGGAGTTGTTAGCGGATGA
- a CDS encoding WD40 repeat domain-containing protein, whose translation MSVRERLCRIIRMPSGNYLASDAAGRIHLIDQDLNLLRSSPANRVPVPFYCITEADGWIVGRDKLGNAARWNAQTLHMTHWIPTQSLADESRLLEDEEPSLTISRGIAVSDGKVYFNNGYMQLVVLDLATFELIDVRPSPSGDTPIEWICVDHPRLDALTDKHGNLYLGDLETGSFPHTLSLDEDANLHRVQYDQVHDRFWVIQDEGSGDSAMVSNGVVTVTTQGEVDQELQFASDDIECLEFSLDGRRVVAAGFDGVIEEFDNSTSVLTRSRTFGDFSHQVSDMVLTSEGDAIVLCQNGCLTKVASNGAVLAEHDFTPQCMWDVGWSGDDSSVLEFATDQGVLALAVSSAPGGRAPTLTQQRTVELGLGFCRRVCTLSQGGGLVITRSGEVARYNDHGVVWTYRPGGLLHDLAVSPDESRLAVAANSGGYELSVEDGATLETFEFGEEPVWACSYAGEDGLVFSTRAGGTVVLDKDRSLSLSFEVGDYPKRMWQHSDGSLVTTGAGGIRRFDVTDGTQTHFYSESLSNTAENVVFHNGFVYVVTYDSQLGVFREEGEFLGVIEGVLPDFPKALALVEQPGGDDYLLIGGRGGYVCSFELAADGTPVHKGTSWFSGGKAQGQADLNVELHAAK comes from the coding sequence ATGTCCGTTCGAGAGCGACTGTGCCGGATTATTCGTATGCCATCGGGAAACTACTTGGCATCGGACGCGGCTGGGAGAATTCATCTGATCGACCAAGATCTGAATCTGCTGCGGTCATCGCCCGCGAACCGAGTTCCCGTCCCCTTCTATTGTATCACCGAAGCAGACGGGTGGATCGTCGGCCGCGACAAATTGGGAAACGCCGCCCGCTGGAATGCCCAGACGCTGCATATGACGCACTGGATTCCCACACAGTCATTGGCCGACGAGTCTCGACTGCTCGAGGACGAGGAGCCTTCCCTGACGATCTCGCGTGGGATCGCGGTCTCAGATGGCAAGGTGTACTTCAACAACGGGTACATGCAGCTGGTGGTGCTGGACCTCGCCACCTTCGAGCTGATCGATGTTCGTCCCTCGCCGTCCGGGGACACGCCCATCGAGTGGATCTGTGTCGATCACCCACGGCTGGATGCGCTCACCGACAAGCACGGCAACTTGTACTTGGGCGACCTCGAGACCGGAAGTTTCCCGCACACACTGAGTCTCGATGAAGATGCGAACCTGCACCGGGTTCAGTATGACCAAGTCCACGACCGCTTTTGGGTGATTCAAGACGAGGGCAGCGGAGACTCCGCGATGGTCTCGAACGGCGTCGTGACGGTGACGACGCAGGGTGAGGTGGATCAGGAACTGCAGTTCGCTTCGGACGACATCGAGTGCCTCGAGTTTTCTCTGGACGGCCGCCGGGTCGTCGCGGCCGGGTTTGATGGCGTGATCGAAGAGTTCGATAACTCCACCTCGGTGCTCACGCGTAGTCGTACCTTCGGTGACTTCTCACACCAGGTGTCCGACATGGTGCTGACGAGCGAGGGCGACGCCATTGTTCTCTGCCAGAACGGGTGTCTGACCAAGGTGGCGAGCAACGGTGCGGTGCTCGCGGAACACGACTTCACGCCGCAGTGCATGTGGGATGTCGGTTGGAGTGGAGATGACTCGTCTGTGCTCGAGTTCGCGACCGACCAGGGCGTGCTCGCGCTAGCGGTCAGTTCAGCTCCGGGTGGACGGGCTCCCACGCTGACGCAGCAGAGAACCGTAGAACTGGGGCTCGGATTCTGTCGTCGCGTGTGCACGCTGAGCCAGGGCGGAGGCCTGGTGATCACCAGGAGCGGGGAGGTCGCTCGCTACAACGATCACGGAGTGGTGTGGACCTATCGTCCCGGAGGGCTGCTCCATGATCTGGCCGTGTCGCCGGACGAGTCGCGGCTGGCCGTGGCTGCGAACTCCGGCGGATACGAACTGAGCGTGGAGGACGGAGCGACGCTCGAGACCTTCGAATTCGGCGAAGAGCCGGTATGGGCCTGCTCGTACGCCGGCGAAGATGGTCTGGTCTTTAGCACTCGTGCAGGAGGCACGGTGGTCTTGGACAAAGACAGGTCTCTGTCGCTGTCCTTCGAGGTCGGCGACTACCCGAAGCGGATGTGGCAACACTCTGACGGCTCCCTGGTCACCACCGGCGCCGGAGGCATCCGGCGGTTCGATGTGACGGACGGAACTCAAACGCACTTCTACTCGGAATCCCTCTCGAACACTGCGGAGAACGTCGTCTTCCACAACGGTTTTGTGTACGTCGTCACCTACGACTCGCAGCTGGGAGTCTTCCGGGAAGAGGGCGAATTCCTCGGCGTCATCGAAGGCGTGTTGCCGGACTTCCCCAAGGCGCTGGCCCTCGTTGAGCAGCCTGGCGGCGACGATTATCTGCTAATTGGTGGCCGCGGCGGATACGTGTGCAGTTTCGAGTTGGCTGCAGACGGAACGCCGGTCCACAAGGGCACGTCGTGGTTCTCCGGAGGCAAGGCCCAGGGCCAGGCGGATCTCAACGTGGAACTCCATGCCGCAAAGTGA
- a CDS encoding flavin reductase family protein: MDLTLSDPLWKRGTSTVGLLVTHVDRRLNVMSAEWSYFVAKDPMMVAVLIHESNWTAERVAHVDEFTLTFCSQSQAHIADFCGSFSAHDLDKGSSDALQFLESDSVSVPWIPGGVMALECTTHQRVALPHYTMVIGNVVGVHGKQESPPPLVKHDAMFALGERVPRSSVVVGTHWPDEGILIGAVASPEVSSDKPYDVSLIDEENSLLHQTSAEANEYGDLEIAIRLPEEVASRVRRVCVSRDGLEPGFASVSKQRNRRH, from the coding sequence ATGGATCTGACGCTTAGCGATCCGCTATGGAAGCGTGGCACGTCAACAGTTGGATTGCTCGTCACGCACGTGGATCGGCGACTGAATGTGATGTCGGCCGAGTGGTCCTACTTCGTGGCGAAGGACCCCATGATGGTCGCTGTCCTGATTCATGAAAGCAACTGGACCGCAGAGCGAGTTGCTCACGTGGATGAATTCACCCTTACATTTTGCAGTCAATCGCAGGCGCACATCGCAGACTTCTGTGGAAGCTTTTCAGCTCATGACCTGGACAAGGGGAGTTCGGACGCTCTGCAGTTCCTAGAATCAGATTCGGTCTCGGTTCCATGGATTCCGGGCGGGGTCATGGCACTGGAATGCACGACTCACCAGCGTGTTGCACTACCCCACTACACGATGGTTATTGGGAATGTCGTGGGCGTTCATGGGAAGCAAGAGTCACCTCCCCCGCTCGTTAAGCACGATGCCATGTTCGCTTTGGGCGAACGTGTTCCCCGTTCGTCTGTGGTTGTCGGAACTCATTGGCCCGACGAAGGCATTCTGATTGGCGCTGTTGCGTCACCTGAGGTGTCGTCGGATAAGCCGTACGACGTGTCGCTCATCGACGAAGAGAACTCCCTCCTTCACCAGACCTCCGCGGAGGCCAACGAGTACGGCGACTTGGAGATTGCGATCCGCCTTCCAGAAGAGGTTGCGTCGCGAGTACGCCGTGTGTGTGTGTCGCGAGATGGGCTCGAGCCCGGGTTCGCGAGCGTGAGCAAGCAGCGTAACAGGCGCCACTAA
- the rplI gene encoding 50S ribosomal protein L9: protein MKLILTQEVDGLGSAGDIVEVKDGYGRNYLLPRGVAVRWTRGGQKQVDAIKSARSARAVRDTEHAEQIKAKLEQSPVNVQVKAGDGGRLFGSVTPSEIASALTEATGESVDKRTIVVTNPIKSLGAHQVSVKLHDDVAAAVALNVIPN, encoded by the coding sequence ATGAAGCTCATCCTGACCCAGGAGGTCGACGGCCTCGGCTCCGCCGGGGACATCGTCGAGGTGAAGGACGGCTACGGCCGCAACTACCTGCTGCCCCGCGGCGTCGCGGTCCGTTGGACCCGCGGCGGCCAGAAGCAGGTCGACGCGATCAAGTCCGCCCGCTCCGCCCGCGCCGTGCGCGACACCGAGCACGCCGAGCAGATCAAGGCCAAGCTCGAGCAGAGCCCGGTCAACGTCCAGGTGAAGGCCGGCGACGGCGGTCGCCTGTTCGGCTCGGTCACTCCCTCGGAGATCGCGTCCGCGCTCACCGAGGCCACCGGCGAGTCCGTGGACAAGCGGACCATCGTGGTGACCAACCCGATCAAGTCGCTCGGCGCGCACCAGGTCTCGGTCAAGCTGCACGACGACGTCGCCGCCGCGGTGGCGCTCAACGTCATCCCCAACTGA
- the rpsR gene encoding 30S ribosomal protein S18, translating into MAKAVMRKPKKKVCQFCKEKATGVDYKDTALLRKFISDRGKIRARRVTGNCVQHQRDVATAVKNARELALLPYTSTGR; encoded by the coding sequence ATGGCCAAGGCAGTGATGCGCAAGCCCAAGAAGAAGGTTTGCCAGTTCTGCAAGGAGAAGGCGACCGGTGTCGACTACAAGGACACCGCGCTGCTCCGCAAGTTCATCTCCGACCGCGGCAAGATCCGCGCCCGTCGGGTCACCGGCAACTGCGTCCAGCACCAGCGCGACGTGGCGACCGCGGTGAAGAACGCGCGCGAGCTCGCCCTGCTGCCCTACACGTCCACCGGGCGCTGA
- a CDS encoding single-stranded DNA-binding protein yields the protein MAGETVITVVGNLVDDPELRFTPSGAAVANFRIASTPRTFDRQTNEWKDGEALFLTCSVWRQAAENVAESLQKGMRVVVQGRLKSRQFETREGEKRTVFEIDVDEVGPSLRYATAKVQRTTRQGGGGGYGQQSGGGQSQQGGGVPADDPWATPAPQSGGNQGWGGQPQQGGGGQDPWAAPGVGGGSNDEPPF from the coding sequence ATGGCAGGCGAGACCGTCATCACCGTCGTGGGCAATCTCGTCGACGACCCGGAGCTGCGCTTCACCCCGTCCGGGGCGGCCGTGGCGAACTTCCGGATCGCCTCGACCCCGCGCACCTTCGACCGGCAGACCAACGAGTGGAAGGACGGCGAGGCGCTGTTCCTGACCTGCTCGGTGTGGCGGCAGGCGGCGGAGAACGTCGCCGAGTCGCTGCAGAAGGGCATGCGGGTCGTGGTCCAGGGGCGGCTGAAGTCGCGCCAGTTCGAGACCCGCGAGGGCGAGAAGCGGACCGTCTTCGAGATCGACGTCGACGAGGTCGGCCCCTCGCTGCGCTACGCGACCGCCAAGGTGCAGCGCACCACCCGCCAGGGCGGCGGTGGCGGCTACGGGCAGCAGTCCGGCGGCGGCCAGTCCCAGCAGGGCGGCGGCGTCCCGGCCGACGACCCGTGGGCGACCCCGGCCCCGCAGTCCGGCGGCAACCAGGGCTGGGGCGGCCAGCCCCAGCAGGGCGGCGGCGGGCAGGACCCGTGGGCCGCTCCGGGTGTGGGCGGCGGTTCCAACGACGAGCCCCCGTTCTGA
- the rpsF gene encoding 30S ribosomal protein S6 gives MRAYEVMVILDPSTDERVVEQSLDRYLNVIRKDGGSIESVDVWGRRRMAYEIKKNNEGVYAVINLTAEPDTVKEFDRQMGLNESILRTKVLRPVW, from the coding sequence ATGCGCGCCTACGAAGTCATGGTCATCCTCGACCCGTCCACCGACGAGCGCGTCGTCGAGCAGTCGCTGGACCGCTACCTCAACGTGATCCGCAAGGATGGCGGCTCCATCGAGTCCGTCGACGTGTGGGGCCGTCGCCGCATGGCCTATGAGATCAAGAAGAACAACGAGGGCGTCTACGCCGTCATCAACCTGACCGCCGAGCCCGACACGGTCAAGGAGTTCGACCGGCAGATGGGTCTCAACGAGTCGATCCTGCGCACCAAGGTGCTTCGCCCCGTCTGGTGA
- a CDS encoding threonine dehydratase, with amino-acid sequence MLTPEDLAAARARVATLVPPTPAIRWPLLEEITGTPTWVKHENHTPTGAFKVRGGVNYLARLRREHPDCPGLISATRGNHGQSLALAGHAAGLGVTIVVPEGNSPDKNRAMQAHGAELIVHGRDYQAARERAEKLARKRSLVVVPPFHPWLVEGVATYAAELHEQVRDLDVVYVPVGMGSGIAANIAVRDVLGLDCEVVGVVAKRAPAYALSFAAREPVSTETADTFVDGVACRVPDPAALETIVWGASRFVKVPEKGTREAMRILYATTHNLPEPAGAIALAGRLADPLAVRGQRVGIVMTGGNADWSVLRAVMEE; translated from the coding sequence GTGCTCACCCCCGAGGACCTGGCGGCGGCTCGCGCCCGGGTCGCCACGCTGGTCCCGCCCACGCCGGCCATCCGCTGGCCGCTGCTGGAGGAGATCACGGGTACGCCGACCTGGGTCAAGCACGAGAACCACACCCCGACCGGCGCGTTCAAGGTGCGCGGCGGGGTCAACTACCTGGCCCGGCTGCGGCGCGAGCACCCCGACTGCCCGGGCCTGATCTCCGCCACCCGCGGCAACCACGGGCAGAGCCTGGCGCTGGCCGGGCACGCCGCCGGCCTCGGGGTCACCATCGTCGTCCCGGAGGGGAACTCCCCGGACAAGAACCGGGCCATGCAGGCCCACGGCGCAGAGCTGATCGTGCACGGTCGGGACTACCAGGCGGCGCGGGAGCGCGCGGAGAAGCTGGCCCGCAAGCGCTCGCTGGTCGTCGTACCCCCCTTCCATCCGTGGCTCGTCGAGGGCGTGGCGACCTACGCCGCGGAGCTGCACGAGCAGGTGCGCGACCTCGACGTCGTCTACGTCCCCGTCGGCATGGGCAGCGGGATCGCCGCGAACATCGCCGTGCGCGACGTGCTCGGCCTGGACTGCGAGGTCGTCGGCGTGGTCGCCAAGCGGGCGCCGGCCTACGCCCTCTCCTTCGCCGCACGCGAGCCGGTCTCCACCGAGACCGCCGACACCTTCGTCGACGGCGTCGCCTGCCGAGTGCCCGACCCGGCCGCGCTGGAGACGATCGTCTGGGGCGCCTCGCGCTTCGTGAAGGTGCCGGAGAAGGGCACCCGCGAGGCGATGCGGATCCTCTACGCCACCACCCACAACCTGCCCGAGCCCGCCGGCGCGATCGCGCTCGCCGGGCGGCTGGCCGACCCGCTGGCGGTCAGGGGCCAGCGCGTCGGGATCGTGATGACGGGTGGGAACGCGGATTGGTCGGTGCTGCGCGCTGTCATGGAGGAGTGA
- a CDS encoding thiamine pyrophosphate-dependent enzyme codes for MADRLVGHAVVEQLIALGADRTYGVPGESYLAVLDGLYDHPTELPFVVCRQEGGAAMMAAAHGQVTGRPGVAMVTRGPGATNASAGVHVAAQDGSPMLLLVGQVPTSETGDRGFQEVDYDAMLAGLAKEVVTLDRPDRACELVVRAWSVAASGHPGPVVLVMPEDVLSAPAADRVRPAPGPVVSAPPSVAVSEIRERLAAAERPLVVVSGTAWSAEGRTALRELAEGGRLPVATAARRQDLLDNRSDAFAGTLGLATTPGLPELAAEADTVLLLGSAPDGLTAEDGDWLADRPDRTLLQVHPDAGVPNRVHRTDLAVLARPDETAVALAAVPLPESSARTEWCARLRENRVRARSAPAEEGSPAAFMAVLNEEVADDAILTAGAGVYTGWHQRHHEYVAYPSQVATQSGSMGYGLPAAIAAAKEFPGREVVAFAGDGCFLMTGQELATAVGQGLDLTVIVVVNGVYGTIRQHQERRFPGRPSGTALRNPDFVALARAYGAWAETARTPDELGAALRARPAGVRLIQVLVE; via the coding sequence GTGGCGGACCGACTGGTGGGGCACGCGGTCGTCGAGCAGCTGATCGCGCTCGGCGCGGATCGGACGTACGGCGTCCCAGGCGAGAGCTACCTCGCGGTCCTCGACGGCCTCTACGACCACCCGACCGAGTTGCCCTTCGTCGTGTGCCGCCAGGAGGGTGGTGCGGCGATGATGGCCGCCGCGCATGGCCAGGTCACTGGCCGGCCGGGGGTCGCGATGGTGACCCGCGGGCCGGGCGCGACGAACGCCAGCGCCGGGGTGCACGTCGCGGCCCAGGACGGCAGTCCGATGCTGCTGCTCGTGGGCCAGGTGCCGACCTCCGAGACCGGCGACCGTGGCTTCCAGGAGGTCGACTACGACGCGATGCTCGCCGGGCTGGCCAAGGAGGTGGTCACCCTGGACCGCCCCGACCGCGCCTGCGAACTGGTCGTGCGCGCCTGGTCGGTCGCCGCCTCGGGGCACCCGGGTCCGGTGGTGCTGGTGATGCCCGAGGACGTGCTCTCCGCGCCGGCCGCCGACCGGGTCCGGCCTGCGCCGGGGCCGGTGGTCTCGGCGCCACCGTCCGTGGCCGTCAGCGAGATCCGGGAGCGCCTCGCGGCCGCCGAGCGGCCGCTCGTCGTCGTCTCGGGCACGGCCTGGTCGGCGGAGGGTCGCACCGCGCTGCGCGAGCTCGCCGAGGGCGGCCGCCTCCCGGTCGCGACCGCCGCCCGGCGCCAGGACCTGCTGGACAACCGCAGCGATGCCTTCGCCGGCACGCTCGGTCTCGCCACCACGCCCGGCCTGCCCGAGCTCGCCGCCGAGGCGGACACGGTCCTGCTGCTGGGCTCCGCCCCCGACGGGCTCACCGCCGAGGACGGCGACTGGCTCGCCGACCGGCCGGACCGGACCCTGCTCCAGGTCCACCCCGACGCGGGCGTGCCGAACCGCGTCCACCGCACCGATCTCGCGGTGCTGGCCCGGCCCGACGAGACGGCGGTGGCGCTGGCCGCCGTACCCCTGCCCGAGTCGTCGGCGCGGACCGAGTGGTGCGCGAGGCTTCGGGAGAACCGGGTGCGCGCCCGCAGCGCGCCGGCGGAGGAGGGCTCGCCCGCGGCGTTCATGGCGGTGCTCAACGAGGAGGTCGCCGACGATGCGATCCTCACCGCCGGGGCGGGCGTCTACACAGGCTGGCACCAGCGCCACCACGAGTACGTCGCCTATCCGAGCCAGGTGGCGACCCAGTCCGGCAGCATGGGCTACGGCCTGCCCGCGGCGATCGCTGCGGCCAAAGAATTCCCCGGCCGCGAGGTGGTCGCCTTCGCCGGCGACGGCTGCTTCCTGATGACCGGGCAGGAGCTCGCGACCGCGGTCGGCCAAGGCCTGGATCTGACCGTGATCGTGGTGGTCAACGGCGTCTACGGCACGATCCGGCAGCACCAGGAGCGCCGCTTCCCGGGCCGGCCGAGCGGCACCGCGCTGCGCAACCCCGACTTCGTGGCGCTGGCGCGGGCCTACGGCGCGTGGGCGGAGACCGCCCGCACCCCCGACGAGCTGGGAGCCGCCCTGCGCGCGCGCCCGGCCGGCGTACGCCTGATCCAGGTGCTGGTGGAGTGA